The Seriola aureovittata isolate HTS-2021-v1 ecotype China chromosome 7, ASM2101889v1, whole genome shotgun sequence genome includes the window gcGAGGAGTCATTTGAAAGACGCTGGGACTTACTCCGTCCACCTGCCTTCCAGACTGCAGCAAACGAGCggcaaagggagagagagtacGTCAGGGAAGACAGAGACAACTCCTACCCCCTGCTGGACCCGGTGGGGAACTGTATCACCCCGTCTTCGTCTGAACTGGATGACATCCTGACTGTCACTGAAACTAGCAAAGGCTTGAACTTTGAGTATTTCTGGGAGAAGGCTCATGCCAGACGAGGCTAcaaacctcttcctcctcctcagccaatCCCGACTGTGAATAATAACCACAGGCAGTCTTTAGACACTCCCACTGTGGTCCCGGTTATAAGCGCTCGCAGCCCCTCCCTCGCCAGCGAGTACTACATCAGGTTAGAGGAGCACACTCCCCAGGACAAGTCACCAACTCTCAAAGGAAAGCCACAGTCTTCTTTCCGTTCTGACTCGATTTGCCCTGGAGACATGGAGCTAGTGGAGATTCGCAGTGGGATGCTCGGAAAAGAGCGAGTCCCTTATTGTTCCTCTGACAAGTGCAGCAAGGGCCTCCAGACCGTCAGATCCAGTGAGGTTCAGCTCAAGGTTCCTAACACAGGTGTGGCAGAGTTCAGAGACACTTCGAGCAGAGTGACTGACTTCTCTGTAGTCGATTTAGGGGATgacgatgaggaggagaagaataaGAGCTGTGAGGCAGataaaaaatcatcaacaaGTTCTCAAGCCCCAGTCCTCCCTCCCAAACCTCGCTCTATGTCCATGTCATCAGCCAACCACCTCCACTCGCGCCCCCTCCCCGCCCCTCCGCTCGGATATAGAGGACTGCCTCACTACACCATCAGTGGAAAAATCGAAACAGACCCCCATCACATGAGCAGCTGCCCACCTTCTACCTTTGATCACTTGGGGCTGCATCGCTCCAGACAGACTCTACCCCCATCCCCGTCCCTCTCCCCTTCCCTTCCCCCATCGAGCCATCCAATTTACCCCCAGCCTCCTCAAATgtgtcctccacctctccctccgCACTCCAAACCACAAAGAAGCTGCCCCAGCTACAACACAGCTGACACTTACTCAAGATACAGCAAGCCGCAGATGCAGAAATCCAGCAGAGACCCACTATCCTGTGACCTGTCTGATAGAGAGAGTGTCACCAGACATGCAGCACCATTGCACAACTCCAAGGAGAATTCTCATTCACGTGCAAAAAACTTTGACTCCCCTGTTCGTCGAGAAAACCCCTTGCGCCCGATTTATCGCAATCTACCCCGCTCTCAGCCCACAAACCCCCAGGTTGAACGGCAGTCTTCGTCCAGCCCCACTTACTCAGACGAGGACGACTCTCCCTTCATGTCTCCTGAGAGACCGAGCGGTGGGACTACTGTGACACACTCCAGCCTGTCTGAAGATGCAGATCCATCTTCCACAGAGCTATTCTTCAGAGGAATGAAAAGGACTCAGTCACGCCTCGACACCATCCTGCCTGCTATATGGAAGGAAGATGCTGAACTTCAGGCAGAACGTGTGGCCGCAGCAAAAAAATCCCCCATGCATTTGTTTCTGACAGAGATATCTACTGTGACAGAGTCCAGTGAGTCCAAGACGGAAGTCTcatgggagggagagaaggaggagaaaagagatggagagagatgggggaaCTTTGTGCTGCCCAACAGAGGGATGCGCCGCTCCCGGTCACTGATCACAGAGCTGGGCTCAGCAGGCCAGTCATGGGGGCCAGAGAAACCTATCAACAGGACAGGAGCTGAGGAAGACTGCACAGTTACTAAGGAAACATTTCAGAGGGAGCTTTTCCTCACAGAGATCGACACAGGAAGGATGGACACGGATGTGGAGGGAGGATCAGAAAGTGACCCAGTAAAATACCTCTATCCTGCAGGGTCCAGATTGCGGCCCTACGTCTGCGCTCCGGGCTTTCCCTCATAcactgaggcagaggaggcTTATTCAAAGGGTATACGGAGGTCGcgttctctcctctctgagaTCACCATCGGGAAGCAGGAATCTGAAATACAGCAGACTGAGAAGGAGCCACGGAGAACAGAAATGACTAGGGAGGAGTTCCTGAAAGAGATCCAGTCAGCAGAGACCTTTTTGACTGAAATCATATCAAGACAAAACGCTGCAGCAAACAGGAAGGAAGCAGAGTCTGCTTATTCCCCTACTCCACTATCACCTGAGTATGAGTCCATATGCATTGACCCGAACTCCGCTCAGACCATCCGATTTCAGTCAGAGAGCTCCGTACGAGCATCCAGCAAAGGCAAAGATGATACACATACTGAGGCCATCTACGCCCAAGTGACCAAGCGTGCTAAAAAGAGTGAGATAAAGGTTTCCATGAGACCTGAGATCCCAATCCTTCACATAgggtcaaacaaacaaaatctgaaaCTGGACAGCCAAGGAAACAATGCTGACCACTGCCAGTctggtgagtttgtgttttcagaaatcATGCCCAAGAATGGTTTACTGCACAACCAAACACTTGCATGTCAGAAAGAGGACGAGGAGTACGTGGATGGTCCTGCCTTACCTGCCAGAGGAGAGCCAACAGATCTTTCAAAGGAATCTCCTATTGAATCTTCTGAGACTGTTAAAGAATCCAACACTGTGATACTGCGTGAGAACAAATCGCTTTTTACAAACGCAACAGATGCTAAAAAGGCTGCTGTTATAGGGAATGGTGAGATAATGAAAGAAGACCTACAGGCCACCAGTCCTGAGAAAGGAGATCACATATGTGGAAAGACTGATACCACATCATATGAACCCGAGAAAGAAAAGAACCAAATTTCTCCAGCGGACtctgaaaacatcacagcagctgatTCGGAGAAGTCTAAAAATTTGGGTtctcaaaatgacaatgaaagtTTTGCAGAGACGAAAAGAGAAAATTTACTTCAGCACAGTGACACTGGTCCAGAAAAATACTGTCACGTTGCCCAAAAGGCAGCCACTCCTGCCGCCACTCCAACCACTCCAGACTGGGACCCGTCCTCTGATGTCTCACTCGTCACCCCCACTGACTCGCTCCTGTCACCTTTGACTTCCAGCTCAGCCGACTGCCTCACACCTAGTGACTcatggacaggaggaggaggagtgggaagCGGCGGGTGGCGAGCTCTGGGAAATGAAACACCACATCGGGACTCTGCCTATTTCTCAGACAGTGACTGGGAGGGGGACGGGATGAACAGGAGGAGCAGTGATGGACTTATTACCTCTAGGCCGAGCAGCGTTCGAGGAGGGGATCGGGGAATACTGACAGGGATTGAGGAAAAaactgaggaggagggagagctggGGGAGAAGAGCCCTTTAAAAAATAGTATACAGATGTCAGATAAAAAAATTGGAGAAATTGGAGAAACTGTCGTGATGTGCGAAGCGGAGGGTGTAACATATCAAAATGCTTCTGAAAATGACATCTCTCATTTAGGTGATGACAAAGATATTCTAAGCAAAGGGCTGGAGTCAACACAGAGAGACGATTCGGGCATCTTCCACAACGAAAGTAAAAAGTCCACACTGCTGAGCGATGATCCCCAGGCCAAAGACTGTGTTGACTTGATTGATAAGGTGTTCTCTGCATTAGATGATGAGCCACTGAAAGGGCTTCCACACAGCGGTGGATACTCGATAGACAACCACTACACAGATGGCATCATCTCTCAGATAACAGATTGCAGATACCAGGAGTCTGCAGATAATGACTTAAATCTACATTCCAAGAACTTTGATGACGCAAATATTTTGATCAAGGCTGTATCTGACACTGAGTCAAAAGACTGCGTGCTAAAACCAAGCGTTACAGATTACACAAGTGTTAAAGAGACAGATATCAATCTCTCTGCACTGACTTccctcaaatgtgaaaatgacacTGTAGAAACAGCGGCACTATCCAAAGTTACCAACGGAGTGTCCAGATTATCGAAACTGTACGGCATTCAAACCAGTAATGCCACACTCGTAGATGAAACGCCGTCAGTAGTCGAGCCAAGTGATGATGGGCAGTCCGTCAATGATAAAGTGAGTGGTCTGACGAGTTCCTCTTGGGCTCAGGGGGGTGTTGAAGAGCCTGAGAGACATGAGGACAGGTCTGGTCTAGACCACAATGAGCTGGGCCTGAGAAACCTCTGCTGTTCAGACAGCAGTGAGGACAGTAAGatcacaacagagacagagaaccAGCTGGCTGCTGCAGAGATGAGTAACGCCATGAAGGAAAAGTCACCCCTGAGAGGAGCAGCAAGGGGGATGGACTCTGGTAACAATGTGGATAAAGACTCCTGCGAGGGGCTGGATGTGAAAACTAAAGAGTTATGGAGCGCTctggaagaagatgaagaaagacCAGGATCTGGTGTGGTTAGAGGAGAGTTTGACTGCCACCGTTTTTCACAATCAAGAGACTTGCGCCTGTGGCCTGATGAAAATGACCAGTGGGCCTCTCCAGAGAAGAGGTGCCAAGACATTGACCTCAGATCTGAATTTTTCTCTGGGTTCAGTAACAAGGCCTGGGAGGTGGGCGAGAGGCTTGTAGTGGGTCAGGAGTTTTGGGAGACTGAAGAAAACGACGAACTTGCTGCAAGTGAACCTCACCCTGCCGTCCTGGAGGGTTGTGAAGAAACATGGAACAATGAAACACAAGGACTAACTGCAAATCTCAGCATGAAGGAAAAGTGGGacggtaaagacactgataaCCAACAGGCTGCTCAAGTGTCACACATACAACAGGAGGAAAACATTGAGAATCTAGGAGAAGTTCAGTGTTTTAACAAAGACGGGAAAAGACAAATCACAGATATTGAAGTGGAGAATATAGAAATCCCAGAGCGAGAGACCTTGGatgaaggagagaggcagaTTTCATCATGCACTGAGACAGCCAGGGACGGGGAAGCTCGGCTAGactccacagagacagaggagaatcAAAATTTTAACAGATGGCCTCAGAATCACCTCTGCAAGATCCAAAAGGAGGAGCAGACATCAGCTGAACATGGTGACAAAGAAACGGGCTCTGATTTAGAAAACTGCATCAGTCACACAAATGATGCAAATATATCCATTTGCATCACCGAAGCTCCTCATGTGAACTTTTCAGACCTGGAAAATGTCGAATCAGGCTTAGATTCAGAGGCTGAGCGGAGGCCATGGCTTTCTGGGCAATACATAGAAGAAAGAATTAGCATTATGAACGTAGAGGAAGATTACAGAGACATGTCTCTTCCATCAAATCCAATCTCTTGTCCCAGTGACCTTGATGTACAGGAGGAAATAGATCCACAGGTAGACAATTTCAGCTCAGTAGATTTTCCAAGCCCTCCACCGAGCATAGACCTTGATCTGCAAGATGATAAACTGGAGAGTTTAGACGACTCTTTTCCTAGTCCGCCGCTATCTGTTATTGAGGCAGAGGAGTCAAGTCACATCAATCTAGATGACTTTATTACTAGCCCTGAGACGGAGCTGTATATTTCCTCGGCTCACAACACAGATGTCTCGGAGCCACCCCAGCAAGAATCGCCACCTGCTACAACTCAGAGTAAAGGGATCTCAGCCAATCTGAACCTCCCCTCTGTGCATATAACGCTGTATGATGAGAGCAACCTCACGTCCAACAGTGAAAGTCAGGACGAACTTAGTAACCTGTCCCAGAAAACATCATCTGCCACCCCATCTTCACCCCAAGCTCCCCTCAACAGTCTCCCAGAATTATTGATTTCTGAGTGGAAAGATTTAGATGAGGAGCCCCTGGAGGATTTTGAAAAACTGGAGCAACTGTGCTGCATATCTGGAGATGAGGAGGACACTCTGGGTGAGCTTTTCTTGGGGAACCTAGACCTCCTGGAGTCtttgaagaaaacacatgatcagAGAGGAAGCAGCGCCGGTGAGGGTGATACCGGTAGGGAGGTATGTGGCTCCTCTACTCCTGAGGGGAGCAGGGTGGATGTGAAGGAGGACGGGATCTCTGATAACTCTGATAAACTAGGGGAGTCTGCACCACCCATGATCCTGGATTCCCAAGAAAGACTGTCACCTCAAGAGGAGAGGTATAATATACTGAGGTCATCAGGCCAAACATGTGATGTCAAAGACCAGGGATCTCTCTCGAAGATGACAACGAAGAATGGCCTCATGATGCAGGCgagcagtgttttcttttgggTAAACAGTGCTTATTATGTTACCTTTCTGACTGTGTTCACCcctctttattgttttgttttgttgcttcagGTGTGTGAGGAGAGGCTGCAGTTCTCTCtcagtgaaaatgtgaaaacaaatgtgctTTGGGGAGCGACTGTTAAAGACTCCGTAATGCTCCGGCCCTGGGGGGAACAGATCACAGAGAGCAGTGAGCTGGTCACTGTGAAAGAACAGAAAGAGGATGAGAGGTAAGAAGAAGGTTTAAGTTCTGAGATCTGATCTGACTAATGTCAGAGTTTATGTTTAAATGTATGGTTCatccaaatgacaaaaacaaaacaaaacaaatatataaatatacatattttctTACTTACCTCCTGTAGTGCTGTAACTTATGGAGCCTTTGAGTcctgaaaaattatatttttgcatGTACAAGATGATACCTGTTGTGCACCAGATG containing:
- the lmtk3 gene encoding uncharacterized protein lmtk3 isoform X1, which codes for MRPHCWVMVALAGIMSYFSPERALGAPQREVSQSRAASLSPPPYVVILISCSGLVSFVLLLLTCLCCKRGGVGFNVSLQHEFDNADGEECSGGSSPIQEDSLSSCPSLPEVYTLPVRDRPNCPALQDGADSKSQCFKRHTLNYLQEIGNGWFGKVILAEVLCDCSSSQAVVKELRVSASPLEQRKFLAESEPYRSLKHPNILQCLGQCSESIPFLLVMEFCQLGDLKRYLRAQRKSDGMTPDLPTRDLLTLQRMAFEITSGLLHLHENNYIHSDLALRNCLLTSDLTVRIGDYGLSHNHYKEDYYLTPDKLWIPLRWIAPELLEEYRGSLIVTDQTKTSNVWSMGVVIWELFEFGSQPHRHLSDEEVLTFVIRERQITLAQPRLKLSHADYWYEIMQSCWLPPSQRPSVAEIFLLLSSLLAAERGMARGSVGEEDEEDEEYEEGRGRRGESEESFERRWDLLRPPAFQTAANERQREREYVREDRDNSYPLLDPVGNCITPSSSELDDILTVTETSKGLNFEYFWEKAHARRGYKPLPPPQPIPTVNNNHRQSLDTPTVVPVISARSPSLASEYYIRLEEHTPQDKSPTLKGKPQSSFRSDSICPGDMELVEIRSGMLGKERVPYCSSDKCSKGLQTVRSSEVQLKVPNTGVAEFRDTSSRVTDFSVVDLGDDDEEEKNKSCEADKKSSTSSQAPVLPPKPRSMSMSSANHLHSRPLPAPPLGYRGLPHYTISGKIETDPHHMSSCPPSTFDHLGLHRSRQTLPPSPSLSPSLPPSSHPIYPQPPQMCPPPLPPHSKPQRSCPSYNTADTYSRYSKPQMQKSSRDPLSCDLSDRESVTRHAAPLHNSKENSHSRAKNFDSPVRRENPLRPIYRNLPRSQPTNPQVERQSSSSPTYSDEDDSPFMSPERPSGGTTVTHSSLSEDADPSSTELFFRGMKRTQSRLDTILPAIWKEDAELQAERVAAAKKSPMHLFLTEISTVTESSESKTEVSWEGEKEEKRDGERWGNFVLPNRGMRRSRSLITELGSAGQSWGPEKPINRTGAEEDCTVTKETFQRELFLTEIDTGRMDTDVEGGSESDPVKYLYPAGSRLRPYVCAPGFPSYTEAEEAYSKGIRRSRSLLSEITIGKQESEIQQTEKEPRRTEMTREEFLKEIQSAETFLTEIISRQNAAANRKEAESAYSPTPLSPEYESICIDPNSAQTIRFQSESSVRASSKGKDDTHTEAIYAQVTKRAKKSEIKVSMRPEIPILHIGSNKQNLKLDSQGNNADHCQSGEFVFSEIMPKNGLLHNQTLACQKEDEEYVDGPALPARGEPTDLSKESPIESSETVKESNTVILRENKSLFTNATDAKKAAVIGNGEIMKEDLQATSPEKGDHICGKTDTTSYEPEKEKNQISPADSENITAADSEKSKNLGSQNDNESFAETKRENLLQHSDTGPEKYCHVAQKAATPAATPTTPDWDPSSDVSLVTPTDSLLSPLTSSSADCLTPSDSWTGGGGVGSGGWRALGNETPHRDSAYFSDSDWEGDGMNRRSSDGLITSRPSSVRGGDRGILTGIEEKTEEEGELGEKSPLKNSIQMSDKKIGEIGETVVMCEAEGVTYQNASENDISHLGDDKDILSKGLESTQRDDSGIFHNESKKSTLLSDDPQAKDCVDLIDKVFSALDDEPLKGLPHSGGYSIDNHYTDGIISQITDCRYQESADNDLNLHSKNFDDANILIKAVSDTESKDCVLKPSVTDYTSVKETDINLSALTSLKCENDTVETAALSKVTNGVSRLSKLYGIQTSNATLVDETPSVVEPSDDGQSVNDKVSGLTSSSWAQGGVEEPERHEDRSGLDHNELGLRNLCCSDSSEDSKITTETENQLAAAEMSNAMKEKSPLRGAARGMDSGNNVDKDSCEGLDVKTKELWSALEEDEERPGSGVVRGEFDCHRFSQSRDLRLWPDENDQWASPEKRCQDIDLRSEFFSGFSNKAWEVGERLVVGQEFWETEENDELAASEPHPAVLEGCEETWNNETQGLTANLSMKEKWDGKDTDNQQAAQVSHIQQEENIENLGEVQCFNKDGKRQITDIEVENIEIPERETLDEGERQISSCTETARDGEARLDSTETEENQNFNRWPQNHLCKIQKEEQTSAEHGDKETGSDLENCISHTNDANISICITEAPHVNFSDLENVESGLDSEAERRPWLSGQYIEERISIMNVEEDYRDMSLPSNPISCPSDLDVQEEIDPQVDNFSSVDFPSPPPSIDLDLQDDKLESLDDSFPSPPLSVIEAEESSHINLDDFITSPETELYISSAHNTDVSEPPQQESPPATTQSKGISANLNLPSVHITLYDESNLTSNSESQDELSNLSQKTSSATPSSPQAPLNSLPELLISEWKDLDEEPLEDFEKLEQLCCISGDEEDTLGELFLGNLDLLESLKKTHDQRGSSAGEGDTGREVCGSSTPEGSRVDVKEDGISDNSDKLGESAPPMILDSQERLSPQEERYNILRSSGQTCDVKDQGSLSKMTTKNGLMMQVCEERLQFSLSENVKTNVLWGATVKDSVMLRPWGEQITESSELVTVKEQKEDESLEDQELVPSIQPHIESDETKAEPLTVIEQPEVTPQPTANQAMKAKLARLSLALPPLALTLPLTPTGKGGFGDGAIGNRIGRRRGLSSGSDPDDEEEDEQEDESFRRVIVVTETDVDKRVGLRSLLKSPKEPMDRERDRGRNVSFFDDVTIYLFDQETPTNELSNSAPTSPASVSVKSTKLDLHGPNIKSKESKRKEDLSIKPRSPVGANPVMSSRFTVSPADDPHLV
- the lmtk3 gene encoding uncharacterized protein lmtk3 isoform X2, whose amino-acid sequence is MRPHCWVMVALAGIMSYFSPERALGAPQREVSQSRAASLSPPPYVVILISCSGLVSFVLLLLTCLCCKRGGVGFNEFDNADGEECSGGSSPIQEDSLSSCPSLPEVYTLPVRDRPNCPALQDGADSKSQCFKRHTLNYLQEIGNGWFGKVILAEVLCDCSSSQAVVKELRVSASPLEQRKFLAESEPYRSLKHPNILQCLGQCSESIPFLLVMEFCQLGDLKRYLRAQRKSDGMTPDLPTRDLLTLQRMAFEITSGLLHLHENNYIHSDLALRNCLLTSDLTVRIGDYGLSHNHYKEDYYLTPDKLWIPLRWIAPELLEEYRGSLIVTDQTKTSNVWSMGVVIWELFEFGSQPHRHLSDEEVLTFVIRERQITLAQPRLKLSHADYWYEIMQSCWLPPSQRPSVAEIFLLLSSLLAAERGMARGSVGEEDEEDEEYEEGRGRRGESEESFERRWDLLRPPAFQTAANERQREREYVREDRDNSYPLLDPVGNCITPSSSELDDILTVTETSKGLNFEYFWEKAHARRGYKPLPPPQPIPTVNNNHRQSLDTPTVVPVISARSPSLASEYYIRLEEHTPQDKSPTLKGKPQSSFRSDSICPGDMELVEIRSGMLGKERVPYCSSDKCSKGLQTVRSSEVQLKVPNTGVAEFRDTSSRVTDFSVVDLGDDDEEEKNKSCEADKKSSTSSQAPVLPPKPRSMSMSSANHLHSRPLPAPPLGYRGLPHYTISGKIETDPHHMSSCPPSTFDHLGLHRSRQTLPPSPSLSPSLPPSSHPIYPQPPQMCPPPLPPHSKPQRSCPSYNTADTYSRYSKPQMQKSSRDPLSCDLSDRESVTRHAAPLHNSKENSHSRAKNFDSPVRRENPLRPIYRNLPRSQPTNPQVERQSSSSPTYSDEDDSPFMSPERPSGGTTVTHSSLSEDADPSSTELFFRGMKRTQSRLDTILPAIWKEDAELQAERVAAAKKSPMHLFLTEISTVTESSESKTEVSWEGEKEEKRDGERWGNFVLPNRGMRRSRSLITELGSAGQSWGPEKPINRTGAEEDCTVTKETFQRELFLTEIDTGRMDTDVEGGSESDPVKYLYPAGSRLRPYVCAPGFPSYTEAEEAYSKGIRRSRSLLSEITIGKQESEIQQTEKEPRRTEMTREEFLKEIQSAETFLTEIISRQNAAANRKEAESAYSPTPLSPEYESICIDPNSAQTIRFQSESSVRASSKGKDDTHTEAIYAQVTKRAKKSEIKVSMRPEIPILHIGSNKQNLKLDSQGNNADHCQSGEFVFSEIMPKNGLLHNQTLACQKEDEEYVDGPALPARGEPTDLSKESPIESSETVKESNTVILRENKSLFTNATDAKKAAVIGNGEIMKEDLQATSPEKGDHICGKTDTTSYEPEKEKNQISPADSENITAADSEKSKNLGSQNDNESFAETKRENLLQHSDTGPEKYCHVAQKAATPAATPTTPDWDPSSDVSLVTPTDSLLSPLTSSSADCLTPSDSWTGGGGVGSGGWRALGNETPHRDSAYFSDSDWEGDGMNRRSSDGLITSRPSSVRGGDRGILTGIEEKTEEEGELGEKSPLKNSIQMSDKKIGEIGETVVMCEAEGVTYQNASENDISHLGDDKDILSKGLESTQRDDSGIFHNESKKSTLLSDDPQAKDCVDLIDKVFSALDDEPLKGLPHSGGYSIDNHYTDGIISQITDCRYQESADNDLNLHSKNFDDANILIKAVSDTESKDCVLKPSVTDYTSVKETDINLSALTSLKCENDTVETAALSKVTNGVSRLSKLYGIQTSNATLVDETPSVVEPSDDGQSVNDKVSGLTSSSWAQGGVEEPERHEDRSGLDHNELGLRNLCCSDSSEDSKITTETENQLAAAEMSNAMKEKSPLRGAARGMDSGNNVDKDSCEGLDVKTKELWSALEEDEERPGSGVVRGEFDCHRFSQSRDLRLWPDENDQWASPEKRCQDIDLRSEFFSGFSNKAWEVGERLVVGQEFWETEENDELAASEPHPAVLEGCEETWNNETQGLTANLSMKEKWDGKDTDNQQAAQVSHIQQEENIENLGEVQCFNKDGKRQITDIEVENIEIPERETLDEGERQISSCTETARDGEARLDSTETEENQNFNRWPQNHLCKIQKEEQTSAEHGDKETGSDLENCISHTNDANISICITEAPHVNFSDLENVESGLDSEAERRPWLSGQYIEERISIMNVEEDYRDMSLPSNPISCPSDLDVQEEIDPQVDNFSSVDFPSPPPSIDLDLQDDKLESLDDSFPSPPLSVIEAEESSHINLDDFITSPETELYISSAHNTDVSEPPQQESPPATTQSKGISANLNLPSVHITLYDESNLTSNSESQDELSNLSQKTSSATPSSPQAPLNSLPELLISEWKDLDEEPLEDFEKLEQLCCISGDEEDTLGELFLGNLDLLESLKKTHDQRGSSAGEGDTGREVCGSSTPEGSRVDVKEDGISDNSDKLGESAPPMILDSQERLSPQEERYNILRSSGQTCDVKDQGSLSKMTTKNGLMMQVCEERLQFSLSENVKTNVLWGATVKDSVMLRPWGEQITESSELVTVKEQKEDESLEDQELVPSIQPHIESDETKAEPLTVIEQPEVTPQPTANQAMKAKLARLSLALPPLALTLPLTPTGKGGFGDGAIGNRIGRRRGLSSGSDPDDEEEDEQEDESFRRVIVVTETDVDKRVGLRSLLKSPKEPMDRERDRGRNVSFFDDVTIYLFDQETPTNELSNSAPTSPASVSVKSTKLDLHGPNIKSKESKRKEDLSIKPRSPVGANPVMSSRFTVSPADDPHLV